Proteins encoded together in one Thalassotalea crassostreae window:
- the hutG gene encoding N-formylglutamate deformylase: MTKSSFTLLQGSIPLLISMPHNGEGVPLNIQKKMTAIGLSVQDTDWYMDRLYDFAKEMGAYILMPRYNRYVIDLNRDPTGVNLYPGSDTTELCPTTSFESMPLYQSGKAPDEEEIQQRVELYWQPYHQAISDTLSEIKQQFGKAVMLEAHSIASHVPRFFEGKLPDFNFGTNDGVSCAKELINNVEAIDFANFSQVTNGRFKGGYITRAYADVDANVHTLQLELSQATYMDEEMLTYDEGKAATVKPVLAAMVNAMAKFASAPS, encoded by the coding sequence ATGACTAAATCTAGTTTTACTTTGCTACAAGGTTCTATTCCATTACTGATCAGCATGCCTCACAACGGTGAAGGTGTGCCGTTAAATATTCAGAAGAAAATGACCGCCATAGGTCTCTCTGTGCAGGATACCGACTGGTATATGGATAGACTGTATGACTTTGCTAAAGAAATGGGCGCCTATATTTTGATGCCTAGATATAACCGTTATGTGATTGATTTAAATCGCGATCCAACCGGTGTGAATTTATATCCTGGCAGCGATACTACGGAACTTTGTCCAACCACGAGTTTTGAATCTATGCCACTTTATCAATCGGGTAAAGCGCCTGATGAAGAAGAAATACAGCAGCGTGTTGAACTATATTGGCAGCCATATCATCAAGCGATCAGTGATACCCTTAGTGAAATTAAGCAGCAATTTGGTAAAGCAGTAATGCTCGAAGCGCATTCTATTGCATCTCATGTTCCGCGTTTTTTTGAAGGTAAATTACCAGATTTTAACTTTGGTACAAATGATGGCGTCAGTTGTGCTAAGGAGCTGATTAATAATGTTGAAGCAATTGATTTTGCTAATTTTAGTCAAGTGACTAACGGCCGTTTCAAAGGTGGTTATATTACTCGCGCCTATGCCGATGTCGATGCCAATGTGCACACCTTGCAACTGGAACTTTCTCAAGCCACTTATATGGATGAAGAAATGCTTACTTATGATGAGGGCAAAGCAGCCACTGTTAAGCCAGTATTAGCAGCAATGGTTAATGCCATGGCTAAGTTTGCTAGTGCCCCGTCTTAA
- a CDS encoding formimidoylglutamate deiminase, whose amino-acid sequence MKLFAENILLSDGWHQNQTLTIDNGIITDIHSGKDDDATVLSGPVIPGMINCHSHAFQRGFAGFSEQGSETNDSFWTWRKIMYQFVDNISVEQAQVIASQLYIEMLKAGYTRVAEFHYLHHDKDGSNHPELSAMAKAIFAASKSTGIGLTMLPVMYRFSGFGPLPAVAGQKRFINSIEQFNQLVSDCFEITQHQENCNVGIAPHSLRAVDKESLVAAVNHVRGLDDKAPIHIHIAEQQKEVNDCIAHYNKRPVQWLLDNMPLDQHWCLIHATHIDEQEVDGIIASSAIAGICPTTEANLGDGIFPTTEFMAKGGQVAIGSDSHISVSAIEEIRLLEYAQRLIKQQRAILANNKTRSVGQNLWQHAAKAGALSTSCNSGELAIGKQADLLVLNSEQTRLFANQNKNLLDSFIFASQQNPINDVMVNGQWQIQNGEHKLQQLSADAFAKALRDIAGNCA is encoded by the coding sequence ATGAAACTATTTGCCGAAAATATTCTCCTCAGCGATGGCTGGCATCAAAATCAAACGCTAACCATAGACAATGGCATCATTACTGATATTCACAGTGGTAAAGATGATGATGCGACTGTGTTATCTGGCCCGGTAATTCCAGGAATGATCAATTGTCACTCCCATGCTTTTCAGCGGGGGTTCGCTGGTTTTTCAGAACAAGGTAGTGAAACCAATGATAGTTTTTGGACCTGGCGAAAAATCATGTATCAATTTGTTGATAATATTAGCGTTGAACAAGCACAAGTTATTGCCAGTCAGTTATATATCGAAATGCTTAAAGCAGGTTATACACGAGTTGCAGAATTTCATTATTTACATCACGACAAAGATGGTAGTAATCACCCAGAGTTAAGCGCTATGGCAAAAGCAATTTTTGCCGCGTCTAAATCAACGGGCATTGGTCTAACAATGCTACCAGTAATGTATCGATTTAGTGGTTTTGGTCCACTACCTGCTGTTGCTGGTCAAAAACGCTTTATCAACTCTATTGAGCAGTTTAATCAATTGGTATCTGATTGTTTCGAAATCACTCAACACCAAGAAAACTGTAATGTTGGTATCGCACCGCACTCACTGCGTGCAGTTGATAAAGAGTCCCTTGTAGCCGCTGTAAATCATGTGCGCGGTTTAGATGACAAAGCGCCAATACATATCCACATTGCCGAGCAGCAAAAAGAAGTGAATGATTGTATCGCGCATTACAATAAGCGTCCGGTGCAATGGTTGCTTGATAATATGCCGTTAGATCAACATTGGTGTTTAATCCATGCAACTCATATTGATGAACAAGAGGTAGACGGCATCATCGCAAGCTCAGCGATTGCTGGCATCTGTCCGACAACAGAAGCGAATTTAGGCGACGGTATCTTTCCAACCACTGAATTTATGGCCAAAGGCGGTCAGGTTGCCATTGGTTCAGATAGTCATATTAGCGTATCTGCTATTGAAGAAATTCGTTTACTTGAATATGCACAGCGTTTGATCAAACAGCAAAGAGCGATTTTGGCAAACAACAAAACTCGTTCGGTGGGTCAAAATTTGTGGCAACATGCTGCTAAAGCAGGGGCATTGTCGACAAGTTGCAATAGTGGTGAACTGGCTATTGGTAAACAGGCGGACTTATTGGTGCTTAACTCTGAACAAACACGATTATTCGCAAATCAAAACAAGAATTTACTTGATTCATTTATTTTTGCTAGCCAGCAAAATCCAATAAATGATGTGATGGTCAATGGCCAATGGCAGATTCAAAATGGTGAACATAAGCTGCAACAACTTAGCGCTGATGCCTTTGCAAAAGCGCTTAGAGATATTGCTGGGAATTGTGCTTAA
- a CDS encoding DeoR/GlpR family DNA-binding transcription regulator has translation MSKRNTQQRRHTILTRLADNGEVTVDELSSFFQTSEVTIRKDLAELEKSGLLLRCYGGAVSLPAEITATSNTEKVSKQKQAIAREAAAQINDHNRIIIDSGRTTAAIVGELNQKKGLVVMTNSLSIANSLQELENEPTLLMTGGTWDSSSEAFQGKVAELVLRSYDFDQLFIGADGIDIERGTTTFNELIGLSQVMSDVARQVVVMVESEKIGRRIPNIELTWQQIDTLITDDGLSVELQNEIKAQGVNLICAQVK, from the coding sequence ATGTCAAAACGCAACACTCAGCAACGCCGACACACAATTTTAACGCGCCTAGCAGATAATGGCGAAGTGACGGTTGATGAACTGTCTTCATTTTTCCAAACATCCGAAGTTACGATTCGAAAGGATCTAGCTGAATTGGAGAAAAGTGGGCTATTGTTGCGCTGTTATGGTGGCGCCGTATCACTACCTGCGGAAATTACCGCGACCTCAAATACTGAAAAAGTTTCGAAACAAAAACAAGCAATCGCCAGAGAGGCTGCAGCGCAAATTAATGACCACAATCGTATTATTATCGATAGCGGTCGCACCACGGCAGCAATCGTCGGTGAACTAAACCAGAAAAAAGGATTGGTGGTAATGACTAATTCATTGTCTATCGCCAATAGCCTGCAAGAACTAGAAAATGAGCCAACATTATTGATGACCGGCGGAACGTGGGACTCAAGCTCTGAAGCATTTCAAGGTAAAGTTGCCGAACTCGTACTAAGATCATATGACTTTGATCAGCTTTTTATTGGTGCTGATGGTATTGATATTGAGCGTGGAACAACCACGTTTAACGAGCTCATTGGTCTATCTCAGGTGATGAGTGACGTTGCGCGCCAAGTCGTGGTTATGGTGGAGTCAGAAAAAATTGGCCGCCGCATACCTAATATCGAATTAACCTGGCAGCAAATAGATACGCTAATTACCGATGATGGTTTATCGGTTGAATTACAAAACGAAATAAAGGCACAAGGCGTAAACTTAATTTGCGCGCAAGTGAAATAA